In Solobacterium moorei, a single genomic region encodes these proteins:
- a CDS encoding ABC transporter substrate-binding protein, whose translation MKKLLRACILIVLSLSIAGCSTGKSSGKQETSAQETKQNVNLDISEIRMPKLEDTRSEEKKENTITTLNGDKVTYNMNTRKIVCVFGSQDVVAFGIPLLAYEGTSDITGYEEYYDGASALVNNTPFSSEEILSYEPELILVNQRMSSANIRALSKIAPVIPLYTDSIDFATRLNYIGEIFGLQESAQKLIDYADNLKNAMLSEMKKLNLSDKTLTLFTYMGSITIPPERGWFMNTILYDYLGMKRLEKVKEFMEDESGIAYEAISTEKLKEYEGDLVIYAGFGESTISTYVSENVGWQSLNAVIENRVGIIDITPYAQKGVILLEKQYMQIYEALKAASKGV comes from the coding sequence ATGAAAAAACTATTACGTGCCTGTATCTTAATTGTTTTAAGTCTTTCTATTGCGGGGTGTTCAACCGGCAAATCAAGCGGTAAGCAGGAAACATCGGCACAAGAAACAAAGCAAAATGTAAATCTGGATATTTCAGAAATTCGGATGCCAAAGTTGGAAGATACACGAAGTGAAGAAAAGAAAGAAAATACAATTACAACATTGAATGGGGATAAAGTCACATACAATATGAATACGAGGAAGATTGTATGTGTCTTTGGCTCACAAGATGTAGTTGCCTTTGGTATTCCGCTTTTGGCATATGAAGGAACAAGTGATATTACGGGTTATGAAGAATATTATGACGGGGCGAGTGCCTTGGTAAACAATACACCGTTTTCATCAGAAGAAATTCTATCGTATGAACCGGAATTGATTTTGGTGAATCAGAGAATGTCAAGTGCAAATATCAGAGCGCTCAGTAAGATTGCACCTGTTATTCCGTTATATACGGATTCAATCGATTTTGCGACAAGATTAAACTATATCGGTGAAATCTTCGGTCTGCAGGAAAGTGCACAAAAGTTAATTGATTATGCGGATAATTTAAAAAACGCAATGTTATCTGAAATGAAAAAATTAAACTTATCTGATAAGACATTGACATTATTTACCTATATGGGCAGTATCACCATTCCGCCTGAAAGAGGCTGGTTTATGAATACGATCCTTTATGATTATTTAGGCATGAAGCGTTTAGAGAAAGTAAAGGAATTTATGGAAGATGAAAGTGGCATTGCATATGAAGCAATTTCTACTGAAAAATTGAAGGAATATGAAGGCGATCTTGTCATCTATGCCGGTTTTGGTGAAAGTACGATATCCACATATGTCAGTGAAAACGTAGGCTGGCAATCTCTCAATGCGGTGATAGAAAACCGCGTGGGAATCATTGATATTACGCCATATGCACAAAAAGGAGTTATTTTACTTGAAAAGCAATATATGCAGATATATGAGGCTCTGAAGGCCGCTTCTAAGGGTGTTTAA
- a CDS encoding iron chelate uptake ABC transporter family permease subunit, translating into MHNRLKFWVYLMSGIGILFTLMIVTLSFGATRITLPEIMHAFFSFDQKNFVEVTVRNIRLPRWIADVIVGASLSVAGAIMQGTTKNPMADSGIMGISSGSTLGVVIVLAFFPSAGRMEKMMISAIGAALVTILIYIIAYVGKGRITSERMVLSGMTISTLLSSLTTAVILKNGLMNQMIRYTSGSSANTIWKDIAIALPLFLLALMVAIAISRSLTVMNLGEEVSVGLGANTVLIRLLSTIVVLVLSAIAVIVIGPVGYVGLMIPYIARYMVGTDFRLILPICAVYGAIFVSFVDFVAKTIHPGLEFPIGLLITMIGVPFFIYVSRKQEGDGYNG; encoded by the coding sequence ATGCATAATCGATTAAAGTTTTGGGTTTATCTTATGAGTGGGATCGGTATATTGTTTACACTCATGATAGTTACGTTATCCTTTGGCGCAACAAGGATTACTTTACCTGAGATTATGCATGCGTTCTTTTCGTTTGATCAGAAAAACTTTGTTGAAGTGACAGTCAGAAATATTCGCTTACCGCGGTGGATTGCGGATGTCATTGTCGGTGCTTCACTTTCGGTTGCCGGAGCAATCATGCAGGGAACGACTAAAAATCCGATGGCTGATTCCGGTATTATGGGGATATCATCCGGTTCTACACTGGGCGTTGTCATTGTACTTGCCTTCTTTCCAAGTGCGGGACGTATGGAGAAAATGATGATTTCAGCAATCGGTGCTGCGCTTGTCACAATTTTAATCTATATCATTGCATATGTTGGCAAAGGAAGAATCACGTCAGAGCGCATGGTATTATCCGGCATGACAATTTCAACGTTGCTGTCTTCTCTCACTACCGCAGTCATTTTGAAGAACGGTTTAATGAACCAGATGATTCGCTACACCAGTGGCAGTTCTGCCAATACGATCTGGAAAGATATTGCAATTGCATTGCCTCTTTTTTTACTTGCACTTATGGTAGCGATTGCAATTTCACGTTCGTTAACGGTGATGAACTTGGGAGAAGAAGTATCTGTCGGATTAGGCGCAAATACAGTATTGATTCGCTTACTGTCAACCATTGTTGTTTTGGTATTATCCGCCATTGCGGTGATTGTCATTGGACCGGTAGGATATGTCGGTCTGATGATACCGTATATTGCACGGTATATGGTGGGTACGGATTTCCGTTTGATTTTGCCGATTTGTGCTGTTTATGGGGCAATATTTGTAAGTTTTGTGGATTTTGTGGCAAAGACGATTCATCCGGGCTTAGAATTTCCGATTGGACTTTTGATTACAATGATAGGTGTTCCTTTCTTCATATACGTTTCAAGAAAACAGGAAGGAGACGGATACAATGGATAA
- a CDS encoding FecCD family ABC transporter permease — protein sequence MDKVPADILQSRKRIMYIVAMASVLIGVFIIGCCMGPYAIRLPDVLRTLIGQGDSKMNLVIFDFRLPRLCLAVLVGIGMGTSGVMMQNLLHNDLASPGTLGIADGSSLFVTLYVALIAKRIDEPILLPILALVGGLISALIIYRLAIKKNKPIPPVKLIMTGVAMGAAYAAITTFMMYALDESQLEFVQRWQSGELWGTEWKYILILFVWLFVFMILAMRHAHTLNAIYLGYDIATALGINIKVLFTYLIFIAVAMSSGAVAFGGNFFFLGLIGPHIARRIVGTDARYLIPAASICSALIIVSANILVENIELFINIPTGIFVSVISVPYFLYLLIKMR from the coding sequence ATGGATAAAGTCCCGGCGGATATTCTGCAATCTCGAAAACGAATCATGTATATTGTCGCAATGGCAAGCGTGTTGATCGGTGTTTTCATCATCGGTTGTTGTATGGGACCGTATGCCATCCGCCTGCCGGATGTGTTACGTACGCTTATCGGACAAGGTGACAGTAAGATGAACCTGGTCATCTTTGACTTTCGTTTACCGCGATTATGTCTTGCGGTTTTAGTCGGCATCGGAATGGGTACAAGCGGCGTCATGATGCAGAACTTATTGCATAATGACTTAGCGTCACCGGGGACTCTGGGGATAGCCGACGGTTCTTCCTTATTTGTGACACTATATGTTGCTTTAATTGCCAAAAGAATTGACGAACCGATATTATTGCCTATATTGGCACTGGTCGGCGGACTGATTTCGGCGTTGATTATTTATCGTTTGGCAATCAAAAAAAATAAACCGATTCCACCGGTAAAATTGATTATGACCGGTGTTGCGATGGGCGCCGCATACGCAGCCATTACGACTTTTATGATGTATGCCTTGGATGAAAGCCAACTTGAGTTTGTTCAACGTTGGCAATCCGGCGAGTTGTGGGGGACTGAATGGAAATACATATTGATTTTATTTGTCTGGCTGTTTGTATTTATGATTTTAGCAATGCGCCATGCACATACATTGAATGCAATCTACTTGGGCTATGATATTGCGACAGCACTTGGCATCAACATCAAAGTTTTATTTACATATTTGATTTTTATTGCAGTAGCGATGTCATCCGGAGCAGTTGCCTTTGGCGGAAATTTCTTCTTTTTAGGATTGATCGGGCCACACATTGCACGACGTATTGTCGGCACAGATGCACGCTATTTGATTCCGGCAGCCAGTATTTGTTCCGCACTGATTATTGTTTCGGCAAATATTTTAGTTGAAAATATTGAACTGTTCATCAATATTCCGACCGGTATATTTGTATCCGTTATTTCAGTACCGTATTTCCTGTATTTATTGATAAAGATGAGGTGA
- a CDS encoding ABC transporter ATP-binding protein, giving the protein MAIAIQTKQLRVGYDQMIIVPHFDACFEKGKITSIIGANGCGKSTILKAIGRVIPKTNGAIIINDTDIAHLKSTEIAQKMAILPQTPHAPGTLTCFELVSYGRYPYQKGFGILSKEDRQIVDWALEVTNMQEFRNREIAYLSGGQRQRVWIAMALAQQTGIILLDEPTTYLDLCHQLEVLELLKKLNEEQNTTVIMVLHDLNLASRYSDYLLAMHDGEIYRYGKPEEVLTSDMLAKCFAIDGDIQKDKKTQKPVCVSYDLLRKQNV; this is encoded by the coding sequence ATGGCAATTGCAATACAGACAAAACAACTTCGCGTCGGTTATGACCAAATGATCATTGTCCCTCACTTTGATGCGTGTTTTGAAAAAGGAAAAATCACCTCCATTATCGGTGCAAACGGTTGTGGAAAATCAACCATACTCAAAGCAATCGGACGGGTCATCCCTAAGACAAATGGTGCAATTATCATCAATGATACGGATATTGCTCATTTAAAATCAACCGAAATTGCTCAAAAAATGGCAATCCTTCCGCAAACGCCCCATGCTCCGGGTACATTAACTTGTTTTGAACTGGTATCTTATGGACGCTACCCGTATCAGAAAGGGTTTGGCATTTTAAGTAAGGAAGACAGACAAATTGTTGATTGGGCTTTAGAAGTAACAAATATGCAGGAATTCAGAAACCGTGAAATTGCATATCTTTCCGGCGGTCAGCGACAACGAGTCTGGATCGCGATGGCATTGGCACAACAGACAGGCATTATTCTACTGGATGAGCCGACGACATATTTGGATTTATGCCATCAATTAGAAGTTTTGGAACTTTTGAAAAAACTGAATGAAGAACAAAATACAACCGTCATTATGGTTCTGCATGATTTAAATTTGGCATCACGATACTCTGATTATTTATTGGCGATGCATGATGGTGAAATATATCGTTATGGCAAACCGGAAGAAGTGTTAACGTCTGATATGTTGGCAAAGTGCTTTGCGATTGATGGGGATATTCAGAAGGATAAAAAAACGCAAAAACCGGTTTGTGTCAGTTACGATTTATTGAGGAAACAAAATGTATAA
- a CDS encoding transglutaminase domain-containing protein: MMKRIYLGILLICMILSGCGERKPSGKLTNDTLLTIQDFPTEDLPKPNDTIASLDDFIRVLDYMAFYRIGDKVYFQIDDVYAEKFVNPYTEFQKAYQQSDLADVYACILDDDRYTKEHIIGIKYSMSKDIASQTSSENPQIPILHSFDDIQGNKNDEPIPLERSHKQEIECENSEQLYFLVMNGYRPKPRKGSVAERIYQLAKDVIHQRIVTTMSDFEKIKAIYDYLTGEIRYDYATAYSRDTYLVKEQAYYLEGVFLNRLAVCDGKAKAYALLLNMINIPCVRETGTNDNSGDHAWNMVRLDGKWYVSCTTYGQSNLKDSIGRIVPNYAMLLTSKDTSFHTKWGYMTQKHLEIYEKLETEGYDVYQQMSKNVNINLQIASIDELIDLIKKVGYTPETKVEFQYVGDQPENFQKEMVDYLKTVDNTNVIQIHTEGEIVYSILYVNQDE, translated from the coding sequence ATGATGAAAAGAATATATTTAGGAATATTACTGATCTGTATGATACTTTCCGGTTGCGGTGAAAGAAAGCCATCTGGCAAGTTGACAAATGATACACTGCTAACGATACAAGATTTTCCGACAGAAGATTTACCAAAACCGAATGATACGATTGCAAGTTTAGATGATTTTATTAGAGTGTTGGATTATATGGCGTTTTATCGTATTGGAGATAAAGTCTATTTTCAAATTGATGATGTATATGCCGAGAAATTTGTCAATCCATATACAGAATTTCAAAAGGCATATCAGCAATCTGATTTGGCAGATGTATATGCATGCATACTTGATGATGATCGCTATACAAAGGAACACATCATTGGGATTAAGTACTCAATGAGTAAAGATATTGCAAGTCAAACATCATCGGAAAATCCGCAGATTCCGATTCTTCACTCGTTTGATGATATACAGGGAAATAAAAATGATGAACCTATCCCGCTGGAACGATCTCATAAACAGGAAATAGAGTGCGAGAATAGTGAACAGTTATATTTTCTGGTGATGAACGGGTATCGTCCCAAGCCACGAAAAGGCAGTGTGGCAGAGCGTATCTATCAACTAGCAAAAGATGTTATTCATCAGCGAATCGTTACAACGATGAGCGACTTTGAAAAGATAAAAGCAATTTATGATTATTTGACAGGAGAAATTCGCTATGACTATGCGACTGCATATTCACGGGATACATATTTGGTAAAAGAACAGGCATATTATCTTGAAGGTGTGTTTTTAAATCGGCTTGCAGTATGTGATGGCAAAGCAAAGGCATATGCACTTTTACTCAATATGATCAATATTCCGTGTGTTCGTGAAACGGGAACAAATGACAATTCAGGAGATCATGCTTGGAATATGGTACGGCTGGACGGGAAATGGTATGTATCGTGTACGACATATGGACAGAGTAATTTAAAAGATTCGATTGGGCGTATTGTGCCTAACTATGCAATGTTATTGACAAGTAAGGATACTTCTTTCCATACCAAATGGGGATACATGACGCAGAAGCATTTGGAAATATATGAAAAACTGGAAACAGAAGGATATGATGTTTATCAACAGATGTCTAAAAATGTAAATATCAACCTTCAAATTGCAAGTATTGACGAACTGATTGATTTGATAAAGAAGGTAGGTTATACGCCGGAAACAAAAGTGGAGTTTCAATATGTCGGTGATCAACCGGAGAATTTTCAAAAAGAGATGGTTGATTATTTGAAAACGGTTGATAATACCAATGTGATACAAATTCATACAGAAGGAGAAATAGTATATTCAATACTATATGTGAATCAAGATGAGTAA
- a CDS encoding tetratricopeptide repeat protein: MSNNRWNEIATEYLRNKNYANVLLYYQKAAEEGDYLAMYNIACMYYFGDGVEKNDTLAFEWYKKAAQHQDPEAANRVGVMLENGIGCSADAEQAYRYYVQSADLGSLSGMANLSLCMLEGKGCEKDIPKGLLWMDKASVKGNGIASTLMGDYYQEGKYVVQDYLQAATYYERGMQQKYAPAIFKLAKMYEYGYGITKDLHKSKELEQLAKDTPDED, encoded by the coding sequence ATGAGTAATAATCGGTGGAATGAAATCGCAACAGAATATCTGCGGAATAAAAACTATGCAAATGTTTTGTTATATTATCAGAAAGCGGCTGAAGAAGGAGATTATCTGGCAATGTATAACATTGCATGCATGTACTACTTTGGAGATGGTGTAGAGAAAAATGATACATTGGCATTTGAATGGTATAAAAAGGCTGCGCAGCATCAGGATCCGGAAGCAGCGAATCGAGTTGGTGTGATGTTGGAAAACGGAATCGGATGTAGTGCTGATGCGGAACAGGCATACCGATATTATGTACAGTCTGCTGATCTTGGCTCACTTTCCGGAATGGCAAATCTCAGTTTATGCATGTTAGAAGGAAAAGGGTGCGAAAAAGACATTCCAAAAGGACTTCTTTGGATGGATAAGGCATCTGTGAAAGGTAATGGAATTGCCTCAACGCTGATGGGAGATTACTATCAGGAAGGTAAATATGTGGTGCAGGATTACTTGCAGGCTGCAACATATTATGAAAGAGGTATGCAGCAAAAATATGCACCGGCAATTTTCAAGTTGGCAAAGATGTATGAATATGGATATGGTATAACAAAAGATTTGCATAAGAGTAAAGAATTAGAGCAATTGGCAAAAGATACACCGGACGAAGATTAA
- a CDS encoding ISL3 family transposase, whose product MSLSFDQYAILELFNLDSSKIEDIQFHNDFGSAIVDVLLRPDYPACPDCGNTKVVIKGYLLKKIKHSLLSDRSCILHYRARRYRCPVCQRTYYEDNPFCFKSQKISALTVHNVLRDLKSHTETFSTVAQRYHISATSAASIFDTHVQESRRILPELMCWDEAYAFHHIDLNSKYVFTILDFISQEPCDILPSRKKEYLRSYFLNIPIEERKKVLMIATDMYAEYRAIIRSIFPKALHSVDHYHVSQELSRKVDGVRIRIMKDVKKTLPDSNIQTDEYYLLKKFNWLIFKRPDSTDKKGRLLFDSNNEKKMNRKLNRYLNFYDIQQLILDIHPDLKAAWQLKDDLVDFYDNNTYETAPEALKELIRAFASSDIEEMIDFSGTLRNWQYEIINSFIIVKKTHKVDKDTGQVVVSERKLNNGLMENRNSILKTIKKSSNGYTNWDRFRNRCLYVLRKSSVPSLNPIIPKKRKENYMK is encoded by the coding sequence ATGTCACTATCATTTGACCAATATGCCATTTTAGAACTCTTTAATCTTGATTCATCAAAGATCGAAGACATCCAATTCCATAATGACTTTGGCTCAGCCATTGTCGATGTTTTACTGCGTCCCGATTACCCAGCCTGTCCTGATTGTGGAAATACAAAGGTCGTCATTAAAGGATATCTGCTCAAGAAGATAAAGCACTCTCTTCTCTCAGACCGCAGTTGTATCCTACATTACAGGGCCAGAAGATATCGATGTCCTGTATGCCAACGTACCTATTACGAAGACAACCCATTCTGTTTCAAATCCCAGAAGATATCTGCACTTACCGTTCACAATGTCCTCAGGGATCTGAAATCACACACGGAGACCTTTTCTACGGTCGCCCAAAGATATCATATCTCTGCCACTTCGGCTGCCTCTATATTTGATACACATGTTCAAGAAAGCAGAAGAATACTGCCTGAGTTGATGTGTTGGGATGAGGCCTATGCTTTTCATCACATTGACCTGAACTCCAAATATGTATTTACCATTCTGGATTTCATCTCACAAGAGCCATGTGACATTCTTCCGAGCAGAAAGAAAGAGTACCTACGTAGTTATTTCTTGAACATACCGATCGAGGAAAGAAAGAAGGTACTGATGATAGCCACCGACATGTATGCGGAGTATCGTGCCATCATACGTTCTATCTTTCCAAAGGCTCTTCACTCTGTAGACCACTACCACGTCAGTCAGGAGCTTTCTCGTAAGGTAGATGGTGTCCGGATACGCATCATGAAAGATGTTAAAAAGACATTGCCTGACTCCAACATCCAAACGGATGAATACTATCTATTAAAAAAGTTCAACTGGTTGATCTTCAAAAGACCGGACTCTACCGACAAGAAAGGACGGCTACTGTTCGATTCAAACAATGAGAAGAAGATGAACCGAAAGCTGAACCGCTATCTAAATTTCTACGACATACAACAACTTATATTAGACATTCATCCCGATTTAAAGGCCGCATGGCAACTGAAGGATGATTTAGTGGACTTCTATGACAATAACACCTACGAGACCGCACCAGAGGCACTCAAGGAACTGATCCGTGCCTTCGCTTCTAGTGACATCGAGGAAATGATAGATTTCTCTGGAACATTGCGTAATTGGCAATATGAAATCATCAACTCCTTCATCATCGTAAAGAAGACTCATAAAGTCGATAAGGATACAGGCCAAGTGGTAGTATCCGAACGAAAATTAAATAACGGATTAATGGAGAATCGTAATTCTATACTCAAGACGATCAAGAAGTCTTCGAATGGTTACACCAATTGGGACAGATTCCGCAATCGTTGCCTATATGTACTACGAAAATCATCTGTACCAAGCCTGAACCCCATCATTCCAAAAAAGAGAAAAGAAAATTATATGAAATAG
- a CDS encoding DUF6431 domain-containing protein yields the protein MELAGTARRIVKSGTDIFYIWIPVYIDSYHKYHRTLPNFLLPYKHYTIETIMKAIHNDPDIDLFDLPCDSTIVRWKTKLSSLFDLETSLLYWHLPHRHHFSSLIQMTLPFHFSDG from the coding sequence ATGGAGCTTGCAGGTACTGCTCGTAGAATCGTTAAATCAGGCACAGATATTTTTTATATCTGGATACCTGTCTATATCGATTCATACCACAAGTACCATAGAACTCTTCCGAATTTCCTTCTTCCTTACAAGCACTATACGATAGAAACCATCATGAAGGCCATTCACAATGATCCGGATATCGACTTGTTTGATCTTCCTTGTGATTCGACCATCGTCCGTTGGAAAACCAAGTTGTCATCTCTGTTTGACCTAGAGACATCACTGCTCTATTGGCATCTGCCACACCGTCATCATTTTTCTTCTTTAATACAGATGACTTTGCCTTTCCACTTCTCTGATGGGTAG
- a CDS encoding ISL3 family transposase, which translates to MAIHDFITSTLNLTSDSIQEIDAIRKEDRLFVYITLVNQHPTCPYCGGPTVSKGYIHRTYNHLPLGDTPSSIHWKRRRYTCKDCFKTFCEENPFGPEYFHQTYAVLYKIAADFQNLHLSYKDIAERYNTSVTTVQLYADSFIQVPRLTLPINLGIDELHSNMAKYGGSYLCSFVDNDARVLNELLPDRSKRTLSAHLEKIPLEERKRVLYVTIDMWEPYKQVSLKYFPNCKISVDPFHVVKHLSDGFTTLRVSLMNQVPKESPAYYLLKHFHHLLETDCFLDNEPKYNHFFRQKMNYRDLYDALLNLNPILKKAYGLKEDYRYFNRNSTYPECIEELTDLIRYFKESRLVCYSEFINLLENWFEEICNSFQRPTEDRKQSNALAESLNQKMREFIMISNGLSNFERFRARVIYALNYRIGFSLTSNIQAYNRKQKK; encoded by the coding sequence ATGGCTATTCATGATTTTATCACGTCAACCTTAAATCTAACATCAGATTCAATTCAAGAAATCGATGCGATACGTAAGGAAGACCGTCTTTTTGTATATATCACACTGGTAAACCAACACCCAACCTGTCCTTACTGTGGTGGCCCTACAGTCTCTAAGGGTTATATTCATAGAACTTATAATCACCTTCCTTTAGGTGATACACCTTCTTCTATTCATTGGAAGCGTAGACGTTATACTTGTAAGGATTGTTTTAAAACATTTTGTGAAGAAAATCCTTTTGGGCCTGAATATTTCCATCAAACCTATGCTGTACTGTATAAGATTGCTGCTGACTTTCAAAATCTACATCTATCCTATAAAGATATTGCCGAAAGGTATAATACCTCGGTTACTACTGTCCAACTATATGCCGACAGTTTCATTCAAGTCCCAAGGTTAACTCTACCGATCAATCTAGGAATTGATGAGCTTCATTCTAATATGGCCAAATATGGTGGTTCATATCTATGTTCTTTTGTAGATAATGATGCTCGCGTTCTTAATGAATTATTACCCGATCGTTCAAAACGAACATTATCAGCACATCTCGAGAAGATACCTCTAGAAGAAAGAAAACGTGTCTTATATGTAACCATAGATATGTGGGAACCTTATAAACAAGTCTCTCTCAAATACTTTCCAAACTGTAAGATATCCGTCGATCCTTTCCATGTAGTCAAACATCTTTCTGATGGTTTTACTACATTACGTGTATCTTTAATGAACCAGGTTCCTAAAGAAAGTCCTGCTTACTATCTGCTCAAGCACTTTCACCACCTCTTGGAAACAGATTGCTTTCTGGATAACGAACCTAAATATAATCATTTCTTTCGTCAGAAGATGAACTATCGAGATCTATATGACGCACTTCTCAATCTCAACCCGATACTCAAAAAGGCCTATGGGTTAAAGGAAGATTATAGATATTTTAATAGAAATTCTACTTATCCAGAATGTATTGAAGAACTCACAGATTTAATTAGGTATTTTAAAGAATCTAGACTAGTATGTTATAGCGAGTTCATTAATCTATTGGAAAATTGGTTTGAAGAAATATGCAATTCATTTCAAAGACCAACAGAAGATAGAAAACAGTCTAATGCACTCGCTGAGAGCCTTAATCAAAAGATGCGAGAATTTATTATGATATCAAATGGTCTCAGTAATTTCGAAAGATTCAGAGCACGTGTAATTTATGCACTAAACTACAGGATTGGCTTCTCATTGACATCAAACATTCAAGCATACAATCGTAAACAGAAAAAATAA
- a CDS encoding IS1634 family transposase codes for MFLHILKDRQYERLYIRHSVRKGNGVRSENVKSLGRIDSLMKEMNLSRKQVLEWAQKQVDQMNDSPSAPPVLLSLFPDKKIVMDEQRSFHAGYLFLQSIYYGLKMKNVFRTISSHGRFDFDIDAICSDLVYARILDPGSKLSSYKTASSFLEQPKYELHDVYRALGTLSKEMDHILAEVYKNSNHILKRNNSVLYYDCTNYYFEIEEEDGFRQYGKSKEHRPSPIVQMGLFMDGDGIPLTFDLFEGASNEQPSMRPLEQKIIRDFGFQRFVICTDGGLGSENNRLFNDIEGRAFICTQSLKKLNRKKREEAMSNQRWKRLKDGATVDIEEIQREPYKHIDDIYYKEEPYGTKKVAGQLMIVTYSPRYATYQKEIRDSQIARAESMVDKGSIQKQRRNPNDPARFVRVTATTSDGEIASEEHYAIDQDKIDSEAMYDGFYAICTDLVNDKIEDILKVSEGRWQIEEAFRIMKTDFEARPVYVRKKDSIRAHFLICYLALLIFRILEKKLGPSYTSSELITTLREYKLLKVNGQGYIPEYKRTKITDHLHKEFGFCTDTEIVPTGTMRKIISETKK; via the coding sequence ATGTTTCTACATATACTGAAAGACAGACAATACGAAAGACTCTACATCCGCCATTCCGTTCGTAAAGGGAATGGTGTCCGTTCCGAGAACGTCAAAAGCCTTGGACGCATAGACTCGCTCATGAAGGAAATGAATCTTTCTAGGAAACAGGTATTGGAGTGGGCACAAAAGCAGGTAGACCAAATGAACGACTCTCCTTCTGCTCCTCCTGTACTATTATCATTGTTTCCTGACAAGAAGATAGTTATGGATGAACAGCGTTCCTTCCATGCAGGATATCTATTCTTACAGTCCATCTATTACGGTCTAAAGATGAAGAACGTGTTCCGTACCATATCATCACATGGCAGATTTGATTTCGACATTGATGCGATATGTTCAGACCTTGTCTATGCACGCATACTGGATCCCGGAAGCAAACTTTCCTCATATAAGACGGCATCTTCCTTTCTAGAGCAGCCAAAGTATGAATTGCATGATGTGTATCGTGCACTAGGAACGCTATCTAAGGAGATGGACCACATATTGGCAGAAGTATACAAGAACAGCAATCATATCCTAAAGAGAAATAACAGTGTCCTATATTATGACTGTACGAACTACTACTTCGAGATCGAAGAAGAGGATGGCTTCAGACAATATGGCAAAAGTAAGGAGCACCGTCCTAGCCCTATCGTACAGATGGGACTGTTCATGGATGGCGATGGCATTCCTCTGACGTTCGACCTCTTTGAAGGTGCAAGCAACGAACAACCATCCATGAGACCTCTAGAGCAAAAGATCATACGGGATTTTGGTTTCCAGAGATTCGTTATATGTACAGATGGAGGTCTAGGATCAGAAAACAACCGACTGTTCAACGACATCGAAGGACGTGCATTCATTTGTACGCAATCGCTCAAGAAGCTAAACCGCAAGAAACGCGAGGAAGCGATGTCGAACCAAAGATGGAAACGTCTGAAGGATGGAGCGACAGTTGATATCGAAGAGATACAGAGAGAACCATACAAGCATATCGATGACATCTATTACAAAGAAGAGCCATATGGCACCAAGAAGGTAGCTGGTCAATTGATGATCGTCACCTATTCACCAAGATATGCGACATATCAAAAAGAGATACGGGATTCACAGATTGCACGTGCAGAGTCCATGGTAGACAAAGGCTCTATCCAAAAGCAAAGAAGAAACCCAAACGATCCTGCAAGATTCGTAAGGGTCACAGCTACCACATCAGATGGAGAAATCGCATCCGAGGAGCACTATGCGATAGACCAGGACAAGATCGATAGTGAAGCGATGTATGATGGCTTCTATGCCATCTGTACCGACCTGGTAAATGACAAGATAGAAGACATCCTAAAGGTCAGCGAAGGAAGATGGCAAATAGAGGAAGCATTCCGCATCATGAAGACAGACTTTGAAGCAAGACCTGTATATGTCAGAAAGAAGGACAGCATCCGTGCACACTTCCTGATATGTTATCTGGCCCTACTGATCTTCCGCATCCTAGAAAAGAAGTTAGGTCCAAGCTATACATCATCAGAACTGATTACTACATTGAGAGAATACAAGCTATTGAAGGTAAACGGACAAGGATACATACCGGAATATAAGCGAACAAAGATAACGGATCATCTACATAAAGAATTTGGATTCTGTACGGATACAGAGATCGTTCCAACAGGAACCATGAGAAAGATCATATCTGAAACGAAAAAATAG